Proteins from one Muntiacus reevesi chromosome X, mMunRee1.1, whole genome shotgun sequence genomic window:
- the VGLL1 gene encoding transcription cofactor vestigial-like protein 1: MEDVTKTTVLTQSPIKTEWNSRCVLFTYFQGDISSVVDEHFSRALGNVKSPQGQNSSSTSEDVLLRNDSDMPPNQWRFSAPWTKPQPEVSFANGATSCNLNGSGLMPMDQYPLSLTGGPSIQPGELWHFSSLASPSFPEPGYPHAFSTGHLVPEPQPEGKYEPLLSLLQPERCLTHPQESASWEDGNSAQMAGSTGFLFNLPPSSAHFKKIYFPPDGGPAGASFAVERSPSPERRRDLFFY, translated from the exons atggaagacGTGACGAAGACCACCGTCCTCACACAGAGCCCTATCAAAACTGAATGGAATTCCCGCTGTGTCCTTTTCACGTATTTCCAAGGGGACATTAGCAGTGTGGTGGATGAACACTTCTCCAGAGCTCTGGGCAATGTCAAGAGCCCCCAGGGACAGAACTCTTCCAGCACTAGCGAAGATGTGCTGCTGAGGAATG ACAGTGACATGCCTCCAAATCAGTGGCGTTTCTCTGCTCCTTGGACAAAGCCACAGCCGGAAGTATCTTTTGCAAATGGCGCCACCAGCTGCAACTTGAATGGATCTGGTCTCATGCCTATGGATCAGTACCCACTGTCCCTGACCGGGGGCCCCTCCATTCAGCCTGGCGAGCTGTGGCATTTCTCCTCCCTCGCCAGCCCCAGCTTCCCAGAGCCTGGCTACCCTCATGCTTTTTCCACTGGGCACTTGGTTCCAGAGCCCCAGCCTGAGGGGAAGTATGAGCCCCTCCTAAGTCTCCTCCAGCCAGAGAGATGCCTAACCCATCCTCAGGAATCTGCCTCGTGGGAGGATGGCAACTCTGCCCAGATGGCCGGAAGCACAGGATTTCTCTTCAACCTGCCTCCCAGCTCAGCCCACT TTAAGAAAATCTATTTCCCCCCTGATGGTGGACCTGCCGGTGCCAGCTTTGCAGTTGAAA